In the Brachyhypopomus gauderio isolate BG-103 unplaced genomic scaffold, BGAUD_0.2 sc154, whole genome shotgun sequence genome, CTTTGTGCTTTTGCATACAAAATGTAACCTTTACATGTTTTTAAATAGCAAATTGCTTTCAAGTAGAAGGAAAATCTCACTTTCACAGCATGGTCCTTTCTTGGTCTATGAACCAAACGTTGCATAATGACAGACATATATGACAAGGCAGGATATCAAAGAAGCCCTGtgactaaagtgtgtgtgtgtgtttgtggtaacACGGTCATGTATACATGGCTCCATGCAGATCCTCCAGCCGAtgttctctctgtcttctccGCTCCTgcacagcacaaggacacagATGGGAGATTAGTGGTCTTAATGTTTGACGGCAGCAGCAAGGAGAAAGACCCCAAGACAGTTCCTGGGGTCCTGAACTCTAATCCGTATTTACGTGAATGTCACCATCCCAACTTTACAAGACTGATGACGTAGTGCCCAAAACCAGAATTACATTATCATAAAATTACGAGTGCCATTATAAAACTACTCTCACCTTATCTTTTTTATGCTCTTCATAGTCTGGGTTGTCAGTGGGCAGTTCGAATCGACACAACGGACATGAATTGGTCTGCAGATCAATGATAAAAGCGGTTAGCTTAGCTTAGGCGTGACCCCACGGGTTCTTCAGGGCGTCGGGTCGTCTCTCACCTTCCCGAGCCAGGGCAGGATGCAGCTGGAGTGGAAGAGATGTTTACATGGCATCTGCCGCACCGTCTCACGCTCCTCAAACTCCAGTAGGCACACAGGACACTTCACACCCCTGTCTGGACACGGAGACCGAGAGAGAccggaaggtgtgtgtgtgtgtgtgtgtgtgtgtgtgtgtgtgtgtgtgtgtgtgtttgtgcacgccAGGCACGGACTCTAACCACCAGCCACAGACCCAGCGGATAGAACTGGTTCAAACCGCCCCTTGCACTCACTACAGGTAAAATTTCCATGTGCTCAACCACACTGAACATGATCTTCATAACAGACCTAcatgacaaacaaacaaacccttGCAGTGAGCATGCACAATCAggtttctcttctttttctaATTACATTTTCTGCTGTTTCCATCAGGAAAAAAATGACATTTGGTTCGTCTGATACATTGGAATACTTCACAGAGCAAGCAGAATTTAATCAAAAGTTAACACCATCCAAATAAGAAATAAGTGGAACGCACACTTTGGGCTTGTGCTGTAAGGCTTACTGAGAAACCCTGCTGATTGCAATGCTCACCTGCCAGGCGTTTCTCCGCAGCGCAGGCGTGGGTGGTGGACCTTACCTGCTTGCTGGGGGGATATGACGACCAGGGCCAGACTCTGCACCACCGCCCTCGCCGCGGGAGGTGGAAGACGCTGGTCCCAGTCAGAAACATCCAACGACCCGGAGTCTATTTCCAAACCCTGCATCAGAGACCTAGCGTGCAAAGCCCAGCGTGTGAAGCTCTACCACCTTCTTCCTCACAATCTAGCACCGCTTGTTCCAGCCCCATCTCGTAGGAAGATGGCAGGAGAGTGAAGGTGTACGGACCTGGCCAGCTCCAGGAGCGCGTTCTGCCGGTACTGCTCTTCGGGGTTCGTGGGCTCACAGTCGTGCTCGTCGAAGTACGACGTCATTCCGGTCCGGGGACTGGTCGATCTAGGGTTAACTCGCTTCTTAAGCAGGTGAAGTCCACCtaagggaggtgaggagagagcgGGTTTAAGTTAGCCGGCTAACATGATCTGGGTTAGCTGACACTTCCGACGtgacttctgcctttttagaCCATTAAACCACTCAAAATTTTCGAGCGAGTGGAGTGTTTCACCTGCCCACCCAACTAAAGTAAAAAGGTAAACAGAATTTATTTAACATATGGACTTAAGTTAGCAACACTCAAACAGTAGCCGGCTAGCTAGGTAACCTAGGTAACATATCCGCCTATGTTGATCCCATGTACGTTAACTTAGCTAACGTAGCTAGCTGTACTATTCAGAAGTTGTCTAAACAACGCAAGCTAGGAGACTAAAAAACAGCGTCGTCTCGAAACGAGTAGAGCTGCAACCGTTTTTCTCATAtgttcccgtgtgtgtgtgtaaaacggGACGTACCTTGTGCTAAACCGAAAGTTCAGCTAACCCTGCGCTGTCATCATAAACGACTCGGATCTGTTACCACTTCCGGTGTGACGCAACGGCGCGTGTGGCACGAGAGGTCGCTCGCGAGCCACGTGTGCTTTGCGCGTGCGTTCAATGTTTGGTGTTTAATCCGTAGTTTCTTAGTTTCGTTCTTCGTATTCCACTCATACTAAGGAAACCAGCGTAGTAAATAAGACAAATATAGTTTTAAGTCTAAATATGGTATTAAAAGCAACTGTTTGAATTGTTATAGAAACATCCACTACAACGAGATAGTTGGCAAAAACTGCACTTTATATTAAGGCAAAATAGAACATCACTCTTACAGACAGGCAGCTTCCAAAATACAAAATCACAAATCAAATGCTTTTCAGCAGCATGGATTTCAAATGAAAACTCATTACAATCAAGGTCAAATTTAAGAAACGTAAGATAGCTCTTAATGGCTTTAATAATTGTCTTACATAAGGCTTTAGAAACATAATTAATTCAACTGGGGAAATGATGCAGGGATCCCACATCACTTGCAACAAAAATTTATTTTTGCTGAGTACACAACTTTATTTCTTCAGTTTAATGAGTTAAGGTATAACATCTACCATTTCAGTGCCCAAACAACAGATATGCACCTCTTGATATTCTACAACAATGGTTGAGTGTTCATCACCTTCAGCTCAGGCTAGTTAAGATTTGTCTGCTCCAAATGTTTTGTAGACTACCCTGACAAAAACATAACAGCCAGGATTTCATGTTACAAACACGGTGGCACAAGCAGCATTGGGTTTGCGCAAGTACCATTTCAGCAGCATCAGTAGCTCAGACATTGAAACATGCACACCTTTGGGGTAATTCACACCGAAACATGCACACCTCTGGGGAATATCACACAGAAGGCCCACACCACATGTACATAAAAACCACAGTCTCACAGACATGGCACATATCGGATTCCTGAACAAAAGTGAAAACCGACTTCCTGAACATCTGAAGCGGCAGGTTCGATGCAGTGGAGCGTCTAGCAGACGTCCGATCATTGGTTCAGCGTCTCCTCTTCTCCTGCAGCCTCTTAACCAGAAGTGTCTTGCATACTGTTGCCTTGCGTACTGTTGCTGCTAGGCAACACCTGACTTaagacgatgatgatgatgatgacgacggCGATGACAGCGACGACAATGCCCAGGATCTTGTACTTCCTGTTCTCCCACCTCGTCTTCTGCTTCACTTGTCCTGCCGTCTTGACAAACACCTTGCTCTGTAAAACAATCCAACAAGACACCTGCGTATTATTCACTCATTCAGTATCACAACACAACATCAGAGGTCTTTTAAATGATTTGCCGCTACTGGTAATTTTCAACGGGACAACAGTACAATCTGTCATAAGCATTAAACGATGTAATATTAAATGACTGGGACCACCTGGAATCATGCGCTTCTGTATATCATGTCATGCAGGGTGTGATCTGGAAAATAAGTGACCTTGCTACCTCAGCTTGTGACAAAAACACACTATGAgtgcacagacacaaacacacccacctgCACAGAAAGACCTTGAGCCAGACGTTCATTTCATTCATGTCTTCACTAAAGGAAATAGCTTTCTAAAATTAACCCCCATAAATTTAAATCAGGATGTAAATTATACATTCTATTTACCTCCAAAACCACACCTAGGGTGTATTTATAGACTCCGATATATTTCCTGCAGTTTTTTTGTCATTACTGTCTGTGTGGAACATTGGAAGCGTTCACCAAGTGTAGTGAAGTGAGGGGACAGCCAGACATGATTGCTATGTCCAGACGTCTTCCTGATTCTCAGCCCGACAGACCAGACTGCTGTCCACAACCACAATGGCAACACAGAGTACAAACAAACCCTGAGTGAGGATGTGACCCAGTCTGGCTAACGGGGATGAACTCACACCAGAGAACAAAGAACCACCAAAGAAAACAGCAATACTTCCCCGGGACTCGTCTCTCCCCATAACGTCTATAAACAGACTGAAATTAAAAATCAAGCAGTTATATAACATAAAAAACAAAATTAGTTTTAAAAATTACATGTAGAATCCATGTGATAATGCACTGTTTATGAATGTTTTTTGTGAAAGCACTATATAGCTTGCAGTCATGGAAAaatgacattattattattattttagagGTCAAGTAGATTCTTCCAAGCCTGGGTTAGCTGTAAATGCCACAGGCAAAGCACTACTGCTTGCTTTGTTTACAGATaacattacagtttttctcagtagatttggttcatttctcagatcagaattgaaattctcaaaactgttcattcagtctccacatctccttgtcacttgtgcatatcacaattgcatttctcattttgcaaatgcttctgtacattttgcaaatggacttggacaattgtctgttgttttttgcattatcaattgcttaagtcatttttttcaaaatgtgaGAATTTGtaaaggtttagatcaaccaatggtctcaaccaaaggtcagaggtgcgtctcatgaacctttattgtaattggcaaacatt is a window encoding:
- the vamp5 gene encoding vesicle-associated membrane protein 5, yielding MENGHGRLQRMHEEVEDVRVIMLDNLDKAEQRDVGLKELENRSTELQEKSKVFVKTAGQVKQKTRWENRKYKILGIVVAVIAVVIIIIIVLSQVLPSSNSTQGNSMQDTSG
- the rnf181 gene encoding E3 ubiquitin-protein ligase RNF181; protein product: MTSYFDEHDCEPTNPEEQYRQNALLELARSLMQGLEIDSGSLDVSDWDQRLPPPAARAVVQSLALVVISPQQADRGVKCPVCLLEFEERETVRQMPCKHLFHSSCILPWLGKTNSCPLCRFELPTDNPDYEEHKKDKERRRQREHRLEDLHGAMYT